In one Chitinophaga sancti genomic region, the following are encoded:
- a CDS encoding ABC transporter ATP-binding protein, with product MIAIKVENISKVYRIGKAGSGRLREDIRFWLKRQRADKHLLWALKDISFEINQGEVMGFIGNNGAGKSTLLKIISSITTPTTGRIRGRGSIASLLEVGSGFHGDLTGRENIFLNGNILGMRNQEIKNCFDEIIAFSGVEELIDTPVKHYSSGMYMRLAFAVAAHLNPEILIVDEVLAVGDVEFQRKCLGKMKEISDRKGKTVLFVSHHTQALQNLCDRVITLHKGHIIDAGKPAEVITNYLKSTDSNYLEQSYETPESAPGNDYIRIKKIAIQYETEIFDIRTPFSTKFEFWYNDPDPGSLIVGIHLFNMAGECIFDVASKGATMRAGLITGECQVPGNFLNNGAYYISIVFVKDTTQRLFYFEGCLSFSVEDFRENTAWFGKWMGYVRPAFPVVLNQQHVL from the coding sequence ATGATAGCGATAAAGGTTGAAAACATCTCAAAAGTATATCGTATAGGGAAGGCAGGTTCTGGTCGTCTGCGGGAAGATATACGCTTTTGGCTGAAACGGCAGCGTGCTGATAAGCACTTACTATGGGCATTAAAAGATATCAGTTTTGAAATCAACCAGGGTGAAGTAATGGGATTTATCGGGAATAATGGCGCTGGTAAATCTACTTTATTAAAAATCATTTCTTCTATTACCACTCCTACTACAGGAAGAATCAGGGGCAGGGGCAGCATTGCGAGTTTGCTTGAAGTAGGATCAGGATTTCACGGAGATCTGACAGGGCGTGAAAACATCTTTCTGAACGGGAATATCCTGGGCATGAGAAACCAGGAAATAAAAAACTGTTTTGATGAAATCATTGCATTCTCTGGTGTAGAAGAATTAATTGATACGCCTGTTAAGCATTATTCGAGTGGAATGTATATGCGGCTGGCATTTGCAGTAGCCGCACATCTAAACCCTGAAATACTGATAGTGGATGAAGTACTGGCAGTGGGAGATGTGGAGTTCCAGCGTAAATGCCTGGGAAAAATGAAGGAGATCTCTGACAGAAAAGGTAAGACTGTTTTGTTTGTAAGTCACCATACACAAGCCTTGCAGAACCTTTGTGATCGTGTAATCACTTTACATAAAGGGCATATCATCGATGCAGGTAAGCCGGCAGAGGTGATCACCAATTATCTGAAAAGTACCGACAGCAATTACCTGGAGCAAAGCTATGAGACACCTGAATCTGCGCCTGGCAATGATTATATCAGGATTAAAAAGATAGCGATTCAATATGAGACGGAGATATTTGATATCCGCACGCCATTTTCTACAAAGTTTGAATTCTGGTATAATGATCCGGATCCTGGTAGTTTGATTGTAGGGATTCATTTATTCAATATGGCTGGCGAATGCATTTTTGATGTAGCCTCTAAAGGCGCTACGATGCGCGCAGGGTTGATAACGGGAGAATGTCAGGTACCGGGCAATTTTTTGAATAATGGCGCTTATTATATTTCTATCGTTTTTGTCAAAGACACCACACAGCGGCTCTTTTATTTTGAAGGCTGCCTGTCATTCAGCGTGGAAGATTTCAGGGAAAATACAGCATGGTTTGGGAAATGGATGGGATATGTTCGTCCGGCATTTCCGGTAGTTTTAAATCAGCAGCATGTACTATAA
- a CDS encoding ABC transporter permease, which translates to MKNNESWNWEINANTKWFDWNLRELVSYKDLLFRFVRRNLIASYQQTILGPFWVFIQPVLTTLVYYIIFGKVVKISTGGIPPVLFYLSGILFWSFFSDCLNGTMYTFLQNANIFNKVYFPRLVVPFSNVISHSIRICIQLLLFILLYLFHWVPGGVYGNYYILLTPLLLMLAAGFGLGAGLIISVLTAKYRDLDYALQFILRLFMFATPVVYPASIVPPQYQLIFWLNPLTVVIETFRAAYFSNEPVHYFRLAFCVTEVLVLLVVGITLFKKKELKIMDVV; encoded by the coding sequence ATGAAAAATAACGAAAGCTGGAACTGGGAAATTAATGCCAACACAAAATGGTTTGACTGGAACCTGCGGGAATTAGTGAGTTACAAAGACCTGTTGTTCCGGTTTGTAAGGCGGAACCTGATTGCAAGTTATCAGCAAACGATCTTAGGACCTTTCTGGGTTTTCATTCAACCGGTGCTCACCACACTTGTTTATTATATCATTTTCGGAAAAGTGGTAAAGATTTCAACAGGCGGTATCCCTCCTGTTTTATTCTATTTGTCAGGGATCCTGTTCTGGAGTTTCTTTTCTGATTGTCTGAATGGAACGATGTATACTTTTTTGCAAAATGCCAACATTTTCAATAAGGTATATTTCCCCCGGCTGGTAGTTCCTTTCAGCAATGTAATATCTCATAGCATCAGGATCTGTATTCAATTGTTGCTGTTTATACTGCTCTACCTGTTTCATTGGGTACCGGGAGGTGTGTATGGTAATTACTACATCTTACTTACCCCATTGCTATTGATGCTGGCGGCAGGTTTTGGCCTGGGAGCGGGGCTTATTATCAGCGTGCTTACTGCAAAGTACCGGGACCTGGATTATGCGCTTCAGTTTATACTCCGGCTATTTATGTTTGCCACACCGGTGGTGTACCCTGCATCAATTGTTCCCCCGCAATACCAGTTAATATTCTGGTTAAACCCGCTCACAGTTGTTATTGAAACATTCAGGGCTGCTTATTTTTCCAATGAACCTGTGCACTATTTCCGTTTAGCTTTTTGTGTGACAGAAGTGCTGGTCCTGCTGGTTGTTGGCATTACCCTGTTTAAGAAAAAGGAACTCAAAATAATGGATGTTGTATGA
- a CDS encoding beta-1,6-N-acetylglucosaminyltransferase, producing MANIIVLHQYPAMAERLIKTLYHRQFDFYVHLDKKVDIAPFYQLERLPNTFTVQERKMVHWAGFSQLEAIGASLRAIFDSGRSYDYVNLLSGQDYPIKPPGYIYDFLHTYTGHSFLSSETPPTNWWNEAHQRYTRYHLIDYRFRGKHRLENILSNLLPERAFPLPYQLYGGPMAAYWTLSGEAAFYLSQFLSEGKFNSFFRHTWAPDEFLVNTLLMNSPFRQMIINDNYRYIDRSTGGSHPKILTMADLDRLQHSSRLFARKFDQNIDRQIQDQIDETILYSKNWV from the coding sequence ATGGCCAACATTATTGTGTTGCACCAGTATCCTGCTATGGCAGAGAGATTGATTAAAACACTTTACCACCGGCAATTTGACTTTTATGTCCACCTCGACAAAAAGGTAGACATTGCGCCATTTTATCAACTTGAACGACTACCGAATACATTTACCGTACAGGAGCGCAAAATGGTGCATTGGGCGGGATTTAGCCAGTTAGAAGCCATAGGCGCGTCGCTGCGTGCTATCTTTGACAGCGGCCGATCGTATGACTATGTAAACCTGCTGAGCGGGCAGGATTACCCCATCAAGCCCCCTGGTTACATTTACGATTTTCTTCATACATATACCGGTCATTCTTTTCTTAGCTCCGAAACGCCTCCTACTAACTGGTGGAATGAAGCGCACCAGCGATATACACGGTATCACCTGATAGACTACAGGTTCAGGGGAAAACACCGCCTGGAGAATATATTGTCCAATCTCTTACCGGAACGGGCGTTCCCCCTGCCCTACCAGCTCTATGGCGGGCCAATGGCGGCTTACTGGACCCTGAGTGGAGAAGCTGCATTTTATCTAAGCCAGTTCCTGTCGGAAGGGAAATTTAATTCATTTTTCAGGCATACCTGGGCACCAGATGAATTCCTGGTCAATACCTTATTGATGAACAGTCCGTTTCGCCAGATGATCATTAATGATAATTACAGATATATAGACCGTTCTACCGGCGGTTCGCATCCCAAAATACTCACTATGGCAGACCTTGACCGGTTGCAGCATAGTAGCCGGCTGTTTGCCAGGAAATTTGATCAGAATATTGACCGGCAGATCCAGGACCAAATTGATGAAACAATCCTCTATTCTAAAAATTGGGTTTAA
- a CDS encoding DUF3828 domain-containing protein codes for MKTNFPTSFLACVLTVFSYACSAQSPAPVDKAAIMLKQFYTAYITVIAGDINTAKEEKIRKQYVTAKLLKRIQVLTDKEELDYDLFLHAQDADTRVLPYLKIVKDPKKPDTYTVTYGDSFTKHDASIKVHVIKEGENYKIDNVLN; via the coding sequence ATGAAAACAAATTTCCCTACATCCTTTTTAGCCTGCGTATTAACAGTGTTTAGTTACGCATGTTCCGCTCAAAGCCCGGCACCGGTAGACAAAGCTGCCATTATGCTCAAGCAATTTTATACTGCCTATATCACTGTAATTGCAGGAGATATTAATACGGCAAAAGAAGAGAAAATCAGGAAACAGTATGTCACTGCGAAGCTCTTAAAAAGGATACAGGTCCTGACAGACAAGGAGGAACTTGATTATGATCTTTTTCTGCATGCACAGGATGCTGACACACGCGTGCTTCCTTATTTGAAAATAGTAAAGGACCCAAAGAAGCCAGATACTTATACTGTAACCTATGGTGACTCTTTTACTAAACACGATGCAAGCATAAAAGTGCATGTCATCAAAGAAGGAGAGAATTATAAGATAGATAATGTCTTAAACTAA
- a CDS encoding acyl-CoA thioesterase: MEYIKEYTVKPEHIDVQNIMDGLYYPFYMEYCRHDFIKDVLGFSLEEEAQKGINMVLSQYTIQFVRSLKRDDKFTVTCQLMADGSGKPQIHFEQKIMLNNKVVTKAVFTGTCVPATGGRPFLPEAIKEKLKDAPVLNA; this comes from the coding sequence ATGGAATACATAAAAGAATATACCGTTAAACCAGAACACATCGACGTTCAAAACATCATGGACGGATTATACTACCCCTTTTATATGGAATATTGCAGACACGACTTTATTAAAGACGTGCTGGGCTTTAGCCTGGAAGAGGAAGCACAGAAAGGGATTAACATGGTACTTTCTCAATATACCATCCAGTTCGTCCGCTCCCTGAAAAGAGACGATAAATTCACCGTTACCTGTCAGCTGATGGCAGATGGGAGTGGTAAACCACAGATCCATTTTGAGCAAAAGATCATGCTCAATAACAAGGTAGTTACCAAAGCGGTATTCACTGGCACCTGCGTACCAGCTACCGGTGGCAGGCCTTTCCTGCCCGAAGCAATTAAAGAAAAACTCAAAGACGCACCAGTTTTAAACGCATAA
- a CDS encoding NAD(P)H-quinone oxidoreductase produces the protein MKAIVITKPGGPEVLQLQEYPTPTPGAEEVLIEVKAAGLNRADVSQRKGKYPAPPGVVQEILGMEVAGIVIECGPDVTMWKPGDKVCALIAGGGYATHVTAKEGQCLPVPEKLSFAEAASLPEVIATVWTNVFQRAHLQAGENLLVHGGSSGIGIAAIQLGHAFGANVYVTVGSEEKGKACLELGAAGYVNYKEQDFKEAYAGTGMDVILDMVGGEYLDKNIQLLNTEGRLVYINTMGGNMAPLNINRVMQKRLTVTGTTLRPRDYTFRKALSRELLEKVWPLVQAGKYKPVIYATFKYDSAPEAHALMESSQHIGKIILVNE, from the coding sequence ATGAAGGCCATTGTCATTACCAAACCCGGAGGTCCGGAAGTATTGCAATTACAGGAATATCCTACACCCACACCAGGTGCAGAAGAAGTACTGATCGAAGTCAAAGCTGCTGGCCTTAACAGGGCCGATGTTTCTCAGCGTAAAGGGAAGTATCCTGCACCTCCGGGTGTAGTGCAGGAAATTCTGGGTATGGAAGTAGCTGGTATCGTAATTGAATGTGGCCCGGATGTGACCATGTGGAAACCCGGCGATAAGGTATGTGCACTCATAGCAGGTGGCGGATATGCCACTCATGTCACCGCCAAAGAAGGACAATGCCTGCCCGTTCCCGAAAAGCTCTCATTTGCCGAAGCTGCCAGCCTGCCGGAAGTAATCGCCACTGTATGGACAAACGTCTTCCAGCGGGCGCATTTACAAGCCGGAGAAAACCTCCTGGTCCATGGTGGTAGCAGCGGGATCGGTATTGCAGCTATTCAGCTGGGCCATGCCTTTGGCGCAAATGTATACGTAACCGTTGGCTCAGAAGAAAAAGGCAAGGCTTGCCTGGAGCTCGGTGCTGCCGGCTATGTCAATTATAAAGAACAGGATTTCAAAGAAGCCTATGCCGGCACAGGTATGGACGTCATCCTTGATATGGTGGGAGGAGAGTACCTGGATAAAAATATCCAGCTGCTCAACACCGAAGGTCGCCTGGTATACATCAATACCATGGGTGGAAACATGGCCCCTTTGAATATTAACAGGGTGATGCAGAAACGCCTAACCGTCACCGGTACCACCCTGCGCCCCCGTGATTATACCTTTAGAAAAGCACTATCCCGGGAACTGCTGGAGAAAGTATGGCCGCTGGTCCAGGCCGGAAAATACAAACCTGTCATATATGCAACATTTAAATATGACAGCGCGCCGGAAGCCCATGCCCTTATGGAAAGCAGCCAACATATCGGAAAGATTATATTAGTGAATGAATAA
- a CDS encoding ATP-binding protein has translation MKEKVSVTDTGIQSSGLPRDYMEAVAEYIWNGFDAAASIIDITFETNEIDTIHSLSITDNGTGIDYDQLKETFGNFNDSIKKATFQKTSSVIKGSKGRGRFSFSAFSGKALWKTVYKDQTTGKLNAYEITITKNSKDYFDPHDKRELSKGNTGTIVTFTDLFDVTGFSFQSDEFKTFLEREFGWFLMLNREKEYQIRINGVVLPYQQLIAETDIGTLPLKDAEGKEHFFKITFVRWSERIGDKFFFYFLNSHQKELFKDLTSFNNNAIGFYHSVYVESRYFDAFNPQDNELSQNLFERTRQHGVFKMLMNHLHELVRLRQKAFVDGEAAEKLVDNYEKNGIIPKLQDGRKKKALLKVVKSLYCIEPRLFQGLNKEQQRINVGLLGILLEAGMKEDIVELISHIVPLSDEDRKLLR, from the coding sequence ATGAAAGAAAAAGTGTCTGTTACAGATACCGGTATACAGTCTTCCGGGCTTCCCCGGGACTACATGGAAGCGGTGGCAGAATATATCTGGAATGGTTTTGACGCAGCTGCATCCATCATCGATATCACTTTTGAAACAAATGAAATAGATACAATCCATAGTCTGTCTATTACAGACAATGGTACAGGCATCGACTATGACCAGCTGAAGGAAACCTTCGGTAACTTTAACGACTCTATCAAGAAGGCTACTTTTCAGAAGACCTCTTCAGTCATCAAAGGAAGCAAAGGCCGTGGACGTTTCTCCTTTTCTGCCTTTAGCGGAAAAGCTTTGTGGAAAACGGTCTATAAAGACCAGACCACAGGTAAGCTGAATGCCTATGAGATTACGATCACCAAAAACTCTAAAGATTACTTCGACCCGCATGATAAGCGGGAGCTGTCAAAAGGCAATACTGGTACTATCGTTACATTTACCGACCTCTTTGATGTTACCGGCTTTTCCTTTCAGTCCGACGAATTCAAAACCTTCCTGGAAAGAGAATTCGGCTGGTTCCTGATGCTAAACCGGGAAAAGGAATACCAGATCCGCATCAATGGCGTCGTATTACCTTATCAGCAGCTGATTGCAGAAACAGATATTGGTACCTTACCACTAAAAGATGCAGAGGGTAAAGAACACTTTTTTAAGATCACCTTTGTACGCTGGTCTGAGCGTATAGGCGACAAGTTCTTCTTTTATTTTCTCAACTCTCATCAGAAGGAGTTGTTCAAAGACCTGACATCATTCAATAATAATGCAATTGGTTTCTATCACAGTGTGTATGTAGAATCACGCTATTTCGATGCCTTCAATCCACAGGATAATGAATTGTCTCAAAACCTGTTTGAACGTACCCGCCAGCATGGCGTATTCAAAATGCTCATGAATCACCTGCATGAACTGGTTAGGTTGCGGCAAAAGGCATTTGTAGATGGGGAGGCTGCAGAGAAACTGGTAGATAACTACGAGAAGAACGGCATCATCCCAAAACTGCAGGATGGCAGGAAAAAGAAAGCCCTGCTCAAAGTAGTGAAGAGCCTGTACTGTATAGAACCCCGTTTATTCCAGGGATTAAACAAAGAACAGCAGCGCATTAATGTAGGCTTGCTGGGTATTTTGCTGGAAGCGGGTATGAAGGAA